The proteins below come from a single Microthrixaceae bacterium genomic window:
- the trpS gene encoding tryptophan--tRNA ligase → MARVFSGIQPTGDIHLGNYLGAVVNWVRDQHVDDSVFCIVDMHAITIPKDPDELRTKTRELGAMLVACGLDPEVCTLFVQSHVPQHAQLGWIMECTVSFGELSRMTQFKDKSEGKEFVSAGLFTYPALQAADILLYDTEKVPVGADQKQHIELCRDAAMRFNNRYGDTFTVPVHSTPAAGARVMDLQNPDKKMSKSAESPQGTVALMDDAKTIEKKFKRAVTDSDGEVRYDLDAKPGVSNLLGILAAVTQSEPEALAGEFEQYGPLKAACAEAVIEHVVPIQQRYAELVADPAELTRILDIGGEKARAVAAGVFARAEQAIGLGNH, encoded by the coding sequence ATGGCACGCGTGTTTTCAGGCATTCAACCGACCGGCGACATCCACCTTGGCAACTACCTCGGCGCCGTCGTCAACTGGGTGCGCGACCAGCACGTCGACGATTCGGTGTTCTGCATCGTCGACATGCACGCGATCACCATCCCGAAGGACCCCGACGAGCTGCGCACCAAGACCCGCGAGCTCGGCGCGATGCTCGTCGCCTGCGGGCTCGACCCCGAGGTCTGCACCCTGTTCGTGCAGAGCCACGTCCCCCAGCACGCCCAACTCGGCTGGATCATGGAGTGCACCGTCAGTTTCGGCGAGCTCAGCCGCATGACCCAATTCAAGGACAAGTCCGAGGGCAAGGAGTTCGTCTCGGCCGGGCTGTTCACCTACCCGGCGCTGCAGGCGGCCGACATCTTGTTGTACGACACCGAAAAGGTGCCGGTGGGTGCCGATCAGAAGCAGCACATCGAGCTGTGCCGCGATGCGGCCATGCGCTTCAACAACCGCTACGGCGACACCTTCACAGTGCCCGTGCATTCCACCCCCGCCGCCGGCGCCCGGGTGATGGACCTGCAGAATCCCGACAAGAAGATGTCGAAGTCCGCGGAGTCACCCCAGGGAACTGTTGCGCTGATGGACGACGCCAAAACGATCGAAAAGAAGTTCAAGCGTGCGGTGACCGACTCCGACGGCGAGGTCCGATACGACCTCGACGCCAAGCCCGGGGTCAGCAACCTGCTCGGGATTCTGGCGGCCGTCACCCAGTCCGAACCCGAGGCACTAGCCGGCGAATTCGAACAGTACGGTCCGCTGAAAGCTGCGTGCGCTGAGGCTGTGATCGAACACGTCGTGCCAATTCAGCAGCGGTACGCCGAGCTCGTCGCCGACCCTGCAGAGCTGACCCGTATCCTCGACATCGGCGGCGAGAAGGCGCGCGCGGTTGCCGCGGGCGTGTTTGCTCGCGCCGAGCAGGCGATCGGCCTCGGCAACCACTGA
- the trmB gene encoding tRNA (guanosine(46)-N7)-methyltransferase TrmB — MSEYPSMASGSRAWAKPLRSYRLRGRPLTPAQQAAFNTLDRWGFPVVAAAAPVAPISSYREEKITGGEWNTRAPVATEADDGVVDLGELFGRSGEVAMEIGFGMGEATIAMARAQPEVDLIAVDVHRPGIAALLKGVADYGLTNVRVAHGDAAEILTRQIEPGSLSEVRVYFPDPWPKADHHRRRLVNAEFVSLVASRLRIGGRLHLATDWEHYAHAMRSAIAGEPLLENESSDGSGFVARPRLRPMTRFEQMGLEKGHSVFDLYATRIADS, encoded by the coding sequence ATGTCTGAATACCCCTCTATGGCCAGCGGTTCACGCGCGTGGGCCAAGCCGCTGCGGTCCTATCGCTTGCGTGGTCGACCGCTGACCCCCGCCCAGCAAGCGGCGTTTAACACGCTCGATCGTTGGGGATTTCCGGTGGTCGCAGCGGCAGCGCCGGTCGCCCCGATCTCGTCGTATCGCGAGGAGAAGATCACCGGAGGGGAGTGGAACACACGAGCCCCGGTCGCCACGGAAGCCGACGACGGTGTTGTCGATCTAGGCGAGTTGTTTGGTCGCTCGGGCGAGGTCGCGATGGAGATCGGCTTTGGGATGGGCGAGGCGACGATTGCCATGGCCCGTGCCCAACCCGAGGTCGACCTGATTGCCGTCGACGTGCATCGGCCCGGGATTGCAGCGCTGCTCAAGGGAGTTGCCGACTATGGGCTCACCAACGTTCGAGTCGCTCACGGCGACGCTGCGGAAATCCTGACCCGCCAGATCGAACCTGGGTCGTTGAGTGAGGTGCGGGTGTACTTTCCCGACCCGTGGCCCAAGGCGGATCACCACCGGCGCCGCCTCGTGAACGCCGAGTTTGTGTCGTTGGTCGCCAGCCGCCTGCGCATTGGCGGCCGTCTTCACCTGGCGACCGATTGGGAGCATTACGCACATGCGATGCGGAGTGCGATTGCGGGGGAGCCACTCCTCGAGAATGAATCGTCTGACGGCTCAGGCTTCGTTGCACGTCCGCGACTCCGGCCGATGACTCGCTTTGAGCAGATGGGGCTCGAAAAGGGACACAGCGTCTTCGACCTGTACGCGACGCGCATCGCTGACAGCTGA
- a CDS encoding prephenate dehydrogenase, translating to MAEPEAPQVTRSARRAQLIGTGLIGGSVGLVLKAQGWHVTGFDADESAASLAIELGAIDEIGLDLNAEVCFVALPVGSVAAAANRLLDMPGTNWVVTDVGSVKAPIAAAVAHPRFVGGHPMAGSEVEGVAGSRADMFDGAVWVLTPSEQTDPLAHVLVHSIVAGFGAEVLTLAPELHDRIVALVSHVPHLTAVTLMGLASSRAQAQDHQALLRLAAGGFRDMTRIAGGHPAIWPDICAENRDAILEILDAFMIELGEVRTIVANGDRPELIDRLERSREARINLPTTAGPPSELVELLVTVKDRPGELARITAMATEMQVNIYDIEIAHSAERPSGLVIMLVDLEKAQPMVDELLADGYSVAQRRLG from the coding sequence GTGGCTGAACCAGAAGCACCGCAGGTAACCCGCTCGGCGCGCCGTGCCCAGCTGATCGGCACCGGGCTGATCGGCGGTTCGGTCGGTCTCGTGTTGAAAGCGCAGGGGTGGCACGTCACCGGTTTCGACGCCGACGAATCCGCAGCGTCCCTGGCCATCGAGCTCGGAGCGATCGACGAGATCGGCCTCGACCTCAACGCCGAGGTGTGCTTCGTCGCCCTACCCGTCGGTTCGGTCGCCGCCGCGGCCAATCGGCTGCTCGACATGCCGGGAACGAACTGGGTGGTGACCGACGTGGGGTCGGTGAAGGCCCCGATCGCAGCGGCGGTGGCCCACCCGAGGTTCGTCGGTGGGCACCCGATGGCGGGATCCGAGGTCGAGGGGGTCGCCGGATCGCGAGCGGACATGTTCGACGGTGCGGTCTGGGTGTTGACTCCTTCGGAACAGACCGATCCGCTCGCGCACGTGCTCGTGCACTCGATCGTCGCCGGGTTCGGAGCCGAGGTGCTGACCTTGGCCCCAGAGCTGCACGACCGCATCGTCGCGCTCGTCAGCCACGTGCCCCACCTCACGGCCGTCACGCTCATGGGGTTGGCGAGCAGCCGGGCTCAGGCCCAGGATCACCAGGCGTTGCTGCGGCTCGCAGCTGGGGGCTTTCGCGACATGACCCGCATCGCCGGCGGCCACCCCGCCATCTGGCCCGACATCTGTGCCGAGAACCGCGACGCCATCCTGGAGATTCTCGACGCCTTCATGATCGAGTTGGGCGAGGTGCGTACGATCGTGGCCAACGGCGACCGCCCCGAGCTGATTGATCGCCTCGAACGTTCCCGTGAGGCGCGAATCAACCTGCCGACCACCGCCGGGCCGCCCTCGGAGCTCGTCGAGTTGCTGGTCACGGTCAAGGACCGCCCCGGCGAACTGGCGCGCATCACCGCGATGGCGACCGAGATGCAGGTGAACATCTACGACATCGAGATCGCCCACTCGGCCGAGCGTCCGAGCGGCTTGGTCATCATGCTGGTTGACCTCGAGAAGGCCCAGCCGATGGTGGATGAGTTGCTCGCCGATGGATACTCGGTGGCTCAGCGGAGGCTCGGATGA
- a CDS encoding segregation/condensation protein A codes for MAIAVQTEVFEGPFDLLLHLILRDQVDLYDINLTRIVDAYLEYMASMETLDLEVTTEFLLIAATLVDMKARRLLPGLDDGDLDDELALWEERDLLLARLLECKTFKDAAVVLATMHDHASQNFGRRCGPDERYTELTPDALAGVTPEKLRAAFLRATAPKPEPRIDLFHVAPIRASVVEAVAELVDELPRIGRITFRNLTAAFVDKLEIVVRFLAVLELFKQGYVDVEQVTSFGDITIVWTGRDDDIDATLELVDAYEG; via the coding sequence ATGGCGATCGCTGTGCAGACCGAAGTGTTCGAAGGCCCCTTCGACCTGCTGTTGCACCTGATCCTTCGCGACCAGGTCGACCTGTACGACATCAACCTCACCCGAATCGTCGACGCCTACCTCGAGTACATGGCCTCGATGGAGACCCTCGACCTTGAGGTGACCACCGAGTTCCTGCTCATCGCCGCGACGCTGGTCGACATGAAGGCCCGGCGGCTGTTGCCCGGCCTCGACGACGGCGACCTCGACGACGAGTTGGCCCTGTGGGAGGAACGCGATCTGCTGTTGGCGCGGCTCCTCGAGTGCAAGACCTTCAAAGACGCCGCGGTCGTGTTGGCCACGATGCACGACCACGCGTCGCAGAACTTCGGGCGGCGTTGTGGCCCGGACGAGCGCTACACCGAATTGACCCCCGACGCCCTTGCCGGGGTCACCCCCGAGAAGTTGCGTGCCGCGTTCCTGCGGGCCACCGCCCCCAAGCCCGAGCCGCGCATCGATCTGTTCCACGTGGCGCCGATACGCGCGTCGGTCGTCGAGGCGGTCGCCGAGTTGGTCGACGAGTTGCCTCGCATCGGCCGCATCACGTTCCGCAACCTGACCGCGGCGTTCGTCGACAAGCTCGAGATCGTCGTTCGGTTCCTGGCGGTGCTCGAGTTGTTCAAGCAGGGATACGTCGACGTCGAACAGGTCACCAGCTTCGGCGACATCACCATCGTGTGGACTGGCCGCGACGACGACATCGACGCGACGCTGGAGCTCGTCGACGCCTACGAGGGGTAA
- a CDS encoding 1-acyl-sn-glycerol-3-phosphate acyltransferase, whose product MARRAMWLTARGIAKVYLRFEVVGHERVPDTGAFVIAPVHRSAIDSPLAAMAFERPVFFMAKGSAFANPWASRALKWFGAFPVSRDGTDFAAIRTFDSLIHDGHPVVVFPEGTRKRGDTLEDLRDGPAFIAARQRVPIVPVGIGGTDRVLPKGSRILRPRKVVYVIGEPIYPDVELEGRVPRRVISELTEELRERLDEIYADARSRAG is encoded by the coding sequence GTGGCCCGCCGCGCGATGTGGCTCACCGCACGCGGGATCGCAAAGGTCTACCTCCGCTTCGAAGTCGTGGGTCACGAACGGGTCCCCGACACCGGGGCCTTCGTGATCGCGCCGGTGCACCGGTCGGCCATCGACTCGCCGCTTGCGGCCATGGCCTTCGAACGCCCGGTGTTCTTCATGGCCAAGGGGTCGGCGTTCGCGAATCCGTGGGCGTCGAGGGCCCTCAAGTGGTTCGGAGCATTTCCCGTTTCGCGTGACGGCACCGACTTCGCCGCCATCCGCACCTTCGACTCGCTCATCCACGACGGACACCCGGTGGTGGTGTTTCCCGAGGGCACCCGCAAGCGCGGCGACACGCTCGAGGACCTGCGCGACGGGCCGGCGTTCATCGCGGCTCGACAGCGGGTGCCGATCGTGCCGGTGGGCATCGGCGGCACCGATCGGGTGCTTCCCAAAGGATCGAGGATCCTGCGCCCACGAAAGGTGGTCTACGTCATCGGCGAACCGATCTACCCCGACGTGGAGCTCGAAGGGCGGGTGCCGCGTCGGGTGATCAGCGAGCTGACCGAGGAACTGCGCGAACGTCTCGACGAGATCTACGCGGACGCCCGGAGCCGCGCCGGCTGA
- the cmk gene encoding (d)CMP kinase: MTNDTTPSLGDPVQSGDIGDVIAIDGPAGSGKSTISRLVAQRVGLPILDTGAMYRAVTFAVLHAGGDPADADGATAAAEAADIEFGDRVRINGVDVTEEIRQPQVSQSVSIVAAHPGVRRVLVAIQRRWMAANGGGVLEGRDIGTVVAPDAPLKIYLTASPEVRARRRAGEGAFDVEAAARNIAERDRLDSTRAHSPLRPADDAVQIDTSELTIDEVVEAIEQHAAQRGLVRGER; encoded by the coding sequence ATGACCAACGACACCACCCCGTCGCTCGGCGATCCGGTCCAGTCCGGCGACATCGGCGATGTGATCGCCATCGACGGGCCGGCAGGGTCTGGCAAGTCGACGATCTCGCGCCTGGTGGCGCAGCGGGTCGGGCTGCCGATCCTCGACACGGGGGCGATGTACCGGGCCGTGACCTTCGCGGTGTTGCACGCGGGCGGGGACCCGGCGGATGCCGATGGTGCGACCGCGGCGGCGGAGGCCGCCGACATCGAATTCGGAGACCGCGTCCGGATCAACGGGGTGGACGTCACCGAGGAGATCCGGCAACCGCAGGTGTCGCAAAGCGTCAGCATCGTGGCCGCCCATCCAGGGGTGCGTCGAGTGCTCGTGGCCATTCAACGCCGGTGGATGGCCGCCAACGGTGGTGGAGTGCTCGAGGGGCGCGACATCGGCACCGTGGTCGCGCCGGATGCCCCGTTGAAGATCTATCTGACGGCATCGCCGGAGGTCCGGGCCCGACGACGCGCCGGGGAGGGGGCCTTCGACGTCGAGGCGGCTGCCCGCAACATCGCCGAACGCGACCGGCTCGATTCGACCCGCGCCCACTCACCGTTGCGGCCCGCCGACGACGCGGTGCAGATCGACACCTCGGAGCTGACCATCGACGAGGTGGTCGAGGCGATCGAACAGCACGCGGCGCAGCGGGGACTCGTGAGAGGGGAGCGGTGA
- the scpB gene encoding SMC-Scp complex subunit ScpB produces the protein MIEHRRAIEAIVMVADEPADPRLLAQLIETSPQQIDDLCSELAAEYDREQRGFELVKIAGGWRFQSRAELAPYVERFVLTGQSARLSAAALETLAIVAYKQPISRAQVAAIRGVSVDGVMRTLQQRGYIAELARDPGPGQAVLFGTTSLFLERLGVNSLDELAPLGEFVPNADVVEALEQGLRVPADEAPSPAPDPNAPKWYDAPIEDAPGEEVPGEDAPGEDAPGEEVPGEEVPGDELLEPAAPLEPLELDALDILKDDEAEG, from the coding sequence GTGATCGAACATCGCCGAGCGATCGAGGCCATCGTGATGGTCGCGGACGAACCTGCCGACCCGCGGCTCCTCGCCCAACTGATCGAGACCTCACCCCAACAGATCGACGACCTGTGCTCCGAGCTCGCGGCCGAGTACGACCGCGAACAGCGAGGCTTTGAACTGGTCAAGATCGCGGGAGGCTGGCGGTTTCAGAGCCGTGCCGAGCTCGCCCCCTACGTCGAGCGGTTCGTGCTGACGGGGCAATCCGCACGTTTGTCGGCCGCCGCGCTCGAAACGCTGGCGATCGTCGCCTACAAGCAGCCGATCAGCCGTGCCCAGGTGGCGGCGATTCGCGGGGTGAGCGTGGATGGGGTGATGCGCACCCTGCAACAGCGCGGCTACATCGCCGAACTCGCCCGCGACCCCGGCCCCGGCCAGGCCGTGCTGTTCGGCACGACCTCATTGTTCCTCGAGAGGCTCGGCGTGAATTCGCTCGACGAGTTGGCGCCGCTGGGCGAGTTCGTTCCGAACGCGGATGTGGTCGAGGCGCTCGAACAGGGTCTTCGGGTTCCGGCCGACGAGGCACCCTCGCCGGCTCCCGACCCCAACGCGCCGAAGTGGTACGACGCCCCGATCGAGGACGCTCCGGGCGAGGAGGTTCCGGGCGAGGACGCTCCGGGCGAGGACGCTCCGGGCGAGGAGGTTCCGGGTGAGGAGGTTCCGGGTGACGAACTGCTCGAACCTGCGGCGCCGCTCGAGCCGCTCGAACTCGATGCGCTCGACATCTTGAAAGACGACGAGGCCGAGGGATGA
- the aroA gene encoding 3-phosphoshikimate 1-carboxyvinyltransferase yields MTSGPSSGGPSSHEALAGLSDPLEIQPVHGPLNAVVRLPGSKSITNRALICAALSRGTSTLRGVLHSDDTTAMVGCLEGLGISLTSVGDTVTVVGSAGRVPNAPATLDARQSGTTARFMLALAALAEAEITIDGHAQLRARPMRDGIDAVRALGCSVADSGGCLPVTVGPGPGPSAAAASASSGSSESTMSERSLVRVRGDVSSQFLTGLLLAAPCVPGGLSVEVDGHLQSVPYVAMTVAVMAAFGASVEVGANFARFEVADTGYSACDYPIEPDASAASYPLAAAALCGGTVVVEGLGAASVQGDVRFAEVLAAYGAEVTIEPDRITVRGAALRGGTFDLADISDTAQTLAAIAPFAEAPTEILGIGFIRRKETDRVAAMVGELRRLGIDAHELDDGLRIVPGPLKPAVVQTYDDHRMAMSFALVGLRADGVSIADPGCVAKTFPTYWRMLAQLAASAEERS; encoded by the coding sequence ATGACCTCGGGGCCGTCGTCTGGAGGGCCGTCGAGCCACGAGGCGCTCGCCGGGCTGTCGGACCCGCTCGAGATCCAGCCGGTACATGGACCGTTGAACGCCGTCGTGCGGCTTCCGGGGTCGAAGTCGATCACGAACCGGGCCTTGATCTGCGCGGCGCTTTCGCGGGGGACCTCGACGCTTCGCGGGGTGCTCCATTCCGACGACACCACCGCCATGGTCGGATGCCTGGAAGGCCTCGGCATCTCGCTGACCTCGGTCGGCGACACCGTGACCGTCGTCGGCTCGGCAGGTCGCGTGCCGAACGCGCCCGCCACGCTCGATGCCCGGCAGTCGGGCACCACGGCACGGTTCATGTTGGCACTCGCCGCCCTGGCCGAAGCCGAGATCACCATCGACGGCCACGCCCAGTTGCGCGCCCGTCCGATGCGCGACGGAATCGACGCGGTGCGAGCCCTTGGCTGCTCGGTTGCCGATTCCGGCGGCTGTCTGCCGGTGACGGTCGGCCCCGGCCCCGGACCCTCCGCCGCTGCGGCCTCAGCCTCCTCAGGCTCCTCGGAGTCGACGATGAGCGAGCGGTCACTCGTGCGGGTCCGCGGCGATGTCTCGAGTCAGTTCCTCACCGGACTGCTGTTGGCGGCGCCGTGCGTGCCGGGCGGGCTGAGCGTCGAGGTGGACGGTCACCTGCAATCGGTGCCCTATGTCGCGATGACGGTGGCGGTCATGGCGGCCTTCGGGGCCAGTGTCGAGGTGGGTGCGAACTTCGCCCGATTCGAGGTCGCCGACACCGGATATTCGGCCTGCGACTACCCGATCGAACCCGACGCCTCGGCGGCTTCGTACCCGCTGGCGGCGGCGGCGCTGTGCGGAGGCACGGTGGTCGTCGAAGGCCTCGGCGCGGCGAGCGTGCAAGGCGATGTCCGCTTCGCCGAGGTGCTGGCGGCCTACGGAGCGGAAGTGACGATCGAGCCCGACCGCATCACCGTTCGGGGAGCCGCGTTGCGAGGGGGCACGTTCGACCTCGCCGACATCTCCGATACCGCGCAGACCCTCGCCGCGATCGCTCCGTTCGCCGAGGCTCCGACCGAGATCCTCGGCATCGGGTTCATCCGTCGCAAGGAGACCGACCGCGTCGCGGCGATGGTCGGCGAACTGCGGCGACTCGGCATCGATGCGCACGAGTTGGATGACGGCCTGCGTATCGTCCCCGGACCGTTGAAGCCGGCGGTCGTGCAGACCTACGACGACCATCGGATGGCGATGAGTTTCGCGCTGGTGGGCCTGCGCGCCGACGGCGTCTCGATCGCCGATCCCGGCTGCGTTGCCAAGACCTTCCCGACCTATTGGCGCATGCTCGCACAGCTCGCGGCGAGCGCCGAGGAGCGTTCATGA
- a CDS encoding rRNA pseudouridine synthase, whose protein sequence is MIRLQKVLAQAGIGSRRVCEEYIEDGRVSVNGAIAELGDKVDPDVDVVEFDGVQIGVRPGMVYYLLNKPTGVVTTASDPQGRPTVVDLVPQEPRVFPVGRLDFETSGLLLLTNDGDLTHRLTHPSFGVDKEYLAEVEGVPKRSALRALREGVELDDGPTAPASVSQPAENLLKLTIHEGRNRQVRRMCEAVGHPVVRLVRTRIGPLTDTTLKAGQWRELTQDEVRALERAVRDPDD, encoded by the coding sequence ATGATCCGACTCCAGAAGGTGCTCGCCCAGGCGGGTATCGGGAGCCGACGGGTGTGCGAGGAATACATCGAGGACGGTCGCGTGTCGGTCAACGGTGCGATCGCCGAGCTCGGAGACAAGGTCGATCCGGACGTTGACGTCGTCGAGTTCGATGGCGTGCAGATCGGCGTTCGGCCGGGAATGGTCTATTACCTGCTCAACAAGCCGACCGGCGTGGTGACGACGGCTTCGGATCCCCAGGGGCGGCCGACGGTGGTCGACCTGGTTCCGCAGGAGCCCCGCGTCTTTCCCGTGGGTCGCCTCGATTTCGAGACCTCGGGGTTGTTGCTGTTGACCAACGACGGAGATCTCACCCACCGCCTGACCCACCCGAGCTTCGGCGTGGACAAGGAGTATCTCGCCGAGGTCGAAGGGGTGCCGAAACGCTCGGCGTTGCGGGCCCTGCGCGAGGGGGTCGAACTCGACGACGGGCCCACCGCTCCCGCATCGGTGTCCCAGCCGGCCGAGAACCTGTTGAAGCTCACGATCCATGAGGGGCGTAACCGTCAGGTTCGACGCATGTGCGAGGCGGTCGGACATCCGGTGGTGCGCCTCGTTCGAACCCGGATCGGCCCGCTCACCGACACGACCCTCAAGGCTGGGCAGTGGCGCGAACTCACCCAGGACGAGGTGCGGGCCCTCGAACGGGCCGTGCGCGATCCCGACGACTAG
- a CDS encoding carotenoid oxygenase family protein, which translates to MTPHPGPRRPRSDQPPTRRDLLRWGAHGLAAVPFGALIGCSGSDRDSASRASSTTSGASASTSTTAALRTDPSGRWWLEGNYAPVTREVEAFDLNVVQGAIPSDLNGLYVRNGSNPQSGESLMWFFGDGMAHGVSLGGGSAAWYRNRYVNTTLYQQNLGFGDSVPGGAANQSNVSFFHHAGRLLSSGEVGAPYELDPADLSTIGVHTFDSALTSAFTAHPKIDPDTGHLHSFGYGFVAPYLTYHVTDTTGAMIHSEPVEVPRSTMMHDFMITDRDVIFMDLPVVFDLDAASRWMADPTVAATPFQWQPEVGARLGVMPLGGPASAITWYDIDPCYVFHSVNAYRDGDTIVMDVCRQESMFAADMVGLGGGLTLRRWTLNTVTGSFDDTVVEQDNPGELPTRDPRRVGRRHRYGYLVETHELDDGTPAFGGLIKHDFDRDTRDVWTPSDGEQASEWLFVPGTGDTSDTADDAGYAMSYVYNAAGDASQLVIIDATDVAAGPVARIELPQRVPYGFHAAWVPSA; encoded by the coding sequence ATGACGCCACACCCCGGACCACGTCGACCACGTTCCGACCAGCCGCCGACGCGCCGAGACCTGCTGCGCTGGGGCGCGCACGGGCTTGCCGCGGTGCCGTTCGGGGCGCTCATCGGGTGCTCGGGCTCCGATCGGGACTCGGCGAGCAGGGCATCCTCGACGACCTCAGGTGCGTCGGCCTCGACCTCCACGACCGCTGCCCTGCGCACCGACCCTTCAGGTCGCTGGTGGCTCGAGGGCAACTACGCGCCAGTGACCAGGGAGGTCGAGGCGTTCGACCTCAACGTCGTGCAGGGCGCGATCCCGAGCGACCTCAACGGGCTCTACGTCCGCAACGGGTCGAACCCGCAGTCGGGCGAATCGCTCATGTGGTTCTTCGGCGACGGAATGGCCCACGGGGTCAGCCTCGGCGGGGGCTCCGCGGCCTGGTATCGGAACCGCTACGTAAACACCACGCTGTATCAGCAGAATCTCGGGTTCGGAGACTCGGTGCCCGGCGGAGCGGCGAATCAATCGAACGTGTCGTTCTTTCACCACGCCGGACGGCTGCTGTCGAGTGGTGAGGTGGGGGCGCCTTACGAACTCGACCCTGCCGACCTGTCGACCATCGGTGTGCACACCTTCGACTCGGCGTTGACCTCAGCGTTCACGGCGCACCCGAAGATCGACCCCGACACCGGCCATCTGCACAGCTTCGGCTACGGATTCGTTGCGCCGTATCTCACCTATCACGTCACCGATACGACCGGAGCGATGATCCACTCCGAACCGGTCGAGGTTCCGCGCTCGACGATGATGCACGACTTCATGATCACCGATCGCGACGTCATCTTCATGGACCTTCCCGTCGTGTTCGACCTCGATGCGGCATCGCGGTGGATGGCCGACCCCACCGTGGCCGCAACGCCGTTCCAGTGGCAGCCCGAGGTCGGTGCACGGCTCGGAGTGATGCCACTCGGCGGTCCGGCGAGTGCCATCACCTGGTACGACATCGACCCGTGTTACGTGTTCCATTCGGTGAATGCGTATCGCGACGGCGACACGATCGTGATGGACGTCTGTCGCCAGGAGTCGATGTTCGCGGCCGACATGGTGGGGCTCGGCGGCGGGTTGACGCTGCGGCGCTGGACCCTGAACACCGTGACCGGCTCGTTCGACGACACGGTGGTGGAACAGGACAACCCCGGCGAACTGCCGACCCGCGACCCGCGCCGAGTCGGGCGCAGACACCGCTACGGCTACCTCGTGGAGACCCACGAACTCGACGACGGCACCCCGGCGTTCGGCGGGCTGATCAAGCACGACTTCGACCGCGACACCCGCGACGTCTGGACCCCCTCCGATGGCGAACAGGCCTCGGAATGGCTGTTCGTGCCGGGCACCGGCGACACCAGCGACACCGCCGACGATGCCGGCTACGCCATGAGCTACGTCTACAACGCGGCGGGCGACGCCTCGCAACTCGTCATCATCGATGCCACCGATGTCGCCGCCGGCCCGGTCGCCCGCATCGAGTTGCCCCAGCGGGTTCCCTACGGCTTCCACGCCGCCTGGGTGCCCTCGGCCTGA
- the aroH gene encoding chorismate mutase: MSISVRALRGATTFEVDEADHVSHRVVELVSSMLERNGVHHDDLVSIIFTATDDLTSTFPATAARQLGLGDVPLICARELSIAGAMPRCVRVLMHLETDRSRSELRHVYLHDARALRDDLPE, from the coding sequence ATGTCGATCAGCGTCCGTGCCCTCCGAGGCGCCACCACCTTTGAGGTCGATGAGGCCGACCACGTGTCACACCGAGTGGTCGAACTCGTGTCGTCCATGCTGGAGCGAAACGGCGTTCACCACGACGATCTCGTGTCGATCATCTTCACCGCGACCGACGATCTCACCAGCACGTTCCCGGCGACCGCAGCACGCCAACTCGGCCTCGGCGACGTGCCGCTGATCTGTGCAAGGGAACTGTCGATCGCTGGCGCGATGCCGCGTTGTGTGCGGGTGCTCATGCACCTCGAAACCGACAGGTCCCGGTCCGAGCTGCGCCATGTGTACCTCCACGACGCACGGGCGCTGCGCGACGACCTTCCCGAATAG